One region of Mus musculus strain C57BL/6J chromosome 3, GRCm38.p6 C57BL/6J genomic DNA includes:
- the Insrr gene encoding insulin receptor-related protein isoform X4, with translation MAVPALWPWGVHLLMSLLSLGSGLDTLEVCPSLDIRSEVTELRRLENCSVVEGHLQILLMFAATGEDFRGLSFPRLTQVTDYLLLFRVYGLESLRDLFPNLTVIRGTRLFLGYALIIFEMPHLRDVGLPSLGAVLRGAVRVEKNQELCHLSTIDWGLLQPAPGTNHIVGNKLGEECADVCPGVLGAAGEPCSRTTFSGRTDYRCWTSSHCQKVCPCPRGMACTAGGDCCHSECLGGCSQPEDPRACVACRHLYFQGVCLRACPPGTYQYESWRCVTAELCAHLREVPGLATTFGIYEGSCLAQCPPGFTRNGSSIFCHKCEGLCPKECKVGTKTIDSVQATQDLVGCTHVEGNLILNLRQGYNLEPELQRNLGLVETITGFLKIKHSFALVTLGFFKNLKLIRGDSMVDGNYTLYVLDNQNLQQLGSWVTAGLTIPVGKIYFAFNPRLCLEHIYQLEEVTGTRGRQSKAEINPRTNGDRAACQTRTLRFVFNLTEEDRILLRWERYEPLEARDLLSFIVYYKESPFQNATEHVGPDACGTQSWNLLDVELPLSRTQEPGVTLAPLKPWTQYAVFVRAITLTTAEDSPHQGAQSPIVYLRTLPAAPTVPQDVISTSNSSSHLLVRWKPPVQRNGNITYYLVLWQRLAEDGDLYINDYCHRGLRLPTSSHDTRFDREDPALEAEPEQGCCPCQHSPPGQALPALEAQEVTFQKKFENFLHHAITIPKAPWKVTSINKNPQRDSERHRREAGLLRLGKNNSDFEIQEDKVPRERAILSGLRHFTEYRIDIHACNHAAHTVGCSAATFVFARTMPHREADGIPGKVAWKAAGKSSVTLHWLEPPDPNGLILKYEIKYRRLGEHQPCP, from the exons ATGGCAGTGCCTGCTCTGTGGCCCTGGGGAGTACACTTGCTTATGAGCCTGCTGTCCTTGGGATCTGGCCTGGACACACTAGAGG TGTGCCCCAGCCTGGATATCCGCTCGGAGGTGACCGAGCTCCGTCGGCTGGAGAACTGCAGTGTGGTGGAGGGTCACCTGCAGATCCTTCTTATGTTTGCTGCCACTGGAGAGGATTTCCGAGGCCTCAGCTTTCCTCGCCTTACCCAGGTGACTGACTACCTGCTGTTGTTCCGAGTCTATGGCCTGGAGAGCCTTCGAGACCTCTTCCCCAACCTCACTGTGATCCGAGGCACCCGGCTCTTCCTGGGCTACGCACTCATTATCTTTGAGATGCCCCACCTACGGGACGTCGGGCTGCCGTCGCTTGGGGCCGTGCTGCGTGGGGCCGTGCGTGTGGAGAAGAACCAGGAACTTTGCCATCTCTCCACCATTGACTGGGGTCTGCTGCAGCCTGCACCTGGTACCAACCACATTGTAGGAAACAAGCTGGGCGAGGAGTGTGCAGACGTGTGCCCCGGTGTGCTGGGAGCTGCTGGTGAGCCCTGTTCGAGAACCACCTTCAGCGGGCGCACTGACTACAGGTGCTGGACGTCCAGCCACTGTCAGAAAG TGTGTCCCTGCCCCCGAGGGATGGCCTGCACAGCAGGCGGTGATTGCTGCCACAGTGAGTGTCTGGGGGGCTGCAGCCAGCCTGAAGACCCTCGAGCCTGTGTAGCTTGCCGCCACCTCTACTTCCAAGGAGTCTGCCTCCGAGCCTGCCCTCCGGGCACCTACCAATATGAGTCCTGGCGCTGTGTCACCGCGGAGCTCTGCGCTCATCTGCGTGAGGTTCCTGGACTTGCCACCACCTTCGGCATCTACGAGGGCAGCTGCCTAGCTCAGTGCCCTCCAGGCTTCACCCGCAATGGCAGCAG CATTTTCTGCCATAAGTGTGAGGGCCTGTGCCCCAAAGAGTGCAAGGTTGGGACAAAGACCATCGACTCTGTCCAAGCCACACAGGACCTGGTGGGCTGCACCCACGTGGAGGGAAACCTCATCCTCAACCTTCGCCAAGGCT ACAATCTGGAGCCAGAGCTTCAACGCAACCTGGGTCTGGTGGAGACCATCACTGGCTTCCTCAAAATCAAGCACTCTTTTGCACTCGTGACCCTGGGCTTTTTCAAGAACCTCAAACTAATCCGGGGAGATTCCATGGTGGATGG GAATTACACTCTCTACGTATTGGACAACCAGAACCTGCAACAGTTGGGATCCTGGGTGACCGCGGGGCTCACCATTCCCGTGGGCAAAATATACTTCGCCTTCAACCCACGCCTCTGCTTGGAGCACATATACCAACTGGAGGAGGTGACGGGAACCAGAGGTCGGCAGagcaaggctgaaatcaaccccCGGACCAATGGAGATCGGGCTGCCT GTCAGACTCGCACTCTACGTTTTGTGTTCAACCTGACGGAGGAAGACCGCATCCTCCTGCGCTGGGAGCGCTATGAGCCACTGGAGGCCCGTGACCTGCTCAGCTTCATTGTCTATTACAAGGAGTC CCCATTTCAGAATGCCACAGAACACGTGGGTCCAGATGCCTGTGGAACCCAGAGCTGGAACCTGTTGGATGTGGAACTACCCCTCAGCCGCACCCAGGAACCAGGGGTAACCCTGGCCCCCCTTAAGCCCTGGACACAGTATGCTGTGTTTGTGCGGGCCATCACACTGACCACCGCTGAGGACAGTCCCCATCAGGGAGCCCAGAGCCCCATTGTCTACCTGCGAACATTGCCTGCTG CACCCACGGTGCCCCAAGATGTCATCTCCACCTCCAACTCCTCTTCCCACCTCCTGGTGCGCTGGAAGCCACCGGTCCAGCGCAATGGAAACATCACCTACTACCTGGTGCTGTGGCAGCGCCTGGCGGAGGACGGTGACCTCTACATCAATGACTACTGCCACCGCG GTCTGCGGCTGCCCACCAGCAGCCACGACACACGCTTCGACCGTGAAGACCCGGCGCTGGAGGCTGAGCCGGAACAAGGCTGCTGTCCTTGCCAACACTCACCTCCTGGGCAGGCCCTGCCTGCACTGGAGGCTCAAGAGGTCACCTTCCAGAAAAAATTTGAAAACTTCCTACACCATGCCATCACCATCCCCAA GGCTCCATGGAAAGTGACATCCATCAACAAGAACCCCCAAAG GGATTCGGAGAGGCACCGCAGGGAAGCTGGACTTCTCAGACTAGGGAAAAACAACTCGGATTTTGAGATTCAAGAGGACAAGGTTCCCCGGGAGCGAGCGATATTGAGCGGCTTACGGCACTTCACAGAGTACAGGATTGACATCCATGCCTGCAACCACGCTGCGCACACTGTGGGCTGCAGCGCCGCCACCTTCGTCTTTGCACGCACCATGCCACATA GAGAGGCCGATGGCATCCCGGGGAAAGTGGCCTGGAAGGCAGCTGGCAAGAGCAGTGTCACCTTGCATTGGCTTGAACCACCTGACCCCAATGGGCTCATTCTCAAGTATGAAATCAAGTACCGACGTCTGGGAGAG
- the Insrr gene encoding insulin receptor-related protein isoform X3: MAVPALWPWGVHLLMSLLSLGSGLDTLEVCPSLDIRSEVTELRRLENCSVVEGHLQILLMFAATGEDFRGLSFPRLTQVTDYLLLFRVYGLESLRDLFPNLTVIRGTRLFLGYALIIFEMPHLRDVGLPSLGAVLRGAVRVEKNQELCHLSTIDWGLLQPAPGTNHIVGNKLGEECADVCPGVLGAAGEPCSRTTFSGRTDYRCWTSSHCQKVCPCPRGMACTAGGDCCHSECLGGCSQPEDPRACVACRHLYFQGVCLRACPPGTYQYESWRCVTAELCAHLREVPGLATTFGIYEGSCLAQCPPGFTRNGSSIFCHKCEGLCPKECKVGTKTIDSVQATQDLVGCTHVEGNLILNLRQGYNLEPELQRNLGLVETITGFLKIKHSFALVTLGFFKNLKLIRGDSMVDGNYTLYVLDNQNLQQLGSWVTAGLTIPVGKIYFAFNPRLCLEHIYQLEEVTGTRGRQSKAEINPRTNGDRAACQTRTLRFVFNLTEEDRILLRWERYEPLEARDLLSFIVYYKESPFQNATEHVGPDACGTQSWNLLDVELPLSRTQEPGVTLAPLKPWTQYAVFVRAITLTTAEDSPHQGAQSPIVYLRTLPAAPTVPQDVISTSNSSSHLLVRWKPPVQRNGNITYYLVLWQRLAEDGDLYINDYCHRGLRLPTSSHDTRFDREDPALEAEPEQGCCPCQHSPPGQALPALEAQEVTFQKKFENFLHHAITIPKAPWKVTSINKNPQRDSERHRREAGLLRLGKNNSDFEIQEDKVPRERAILSGLRHFTEYRIDIHACNHAAHTVGCSAATFVFARTMPHREADGIPGKVAWKAAGKSSVTLHWLEPPDPNGLILKYEIKYRRLGEVRPTCFPI; the protein is encoded by the exons ATGGCAGTGCCTGCTCTGTGGCCCTGGGGAGTACACTTGCTTATGAGCCTGCTGTCCTTGGGATCTGGCCTGGACACACTAGAGG TGTGCCCCAGCCTGGATATCCGCTCGGAGGTGACCGAGCTCCGTCGGCTGGAGAACTGCAGTGTGGTGGAGGGTCACCTGCAGATCCTTCTTATGTTTGCTGCCACTGGAGAGGATTTCCGAGGCCTCAGCTTTCCTCGCCTTACCCAGGTGACTGACTACCTGCTGTTGTTCCGAGTCTATGGCCTGGAGAGCCTTCGAGACCTCTTCCCCAACCTCACTGTGATCCGAGGCACCCGGCTCTTCCTGGGCTACGCACTCATTATCTTTGAGATGCCCCACCTACGGGACGTCGGGCTGCCGTCGCTTGGGGCCGTGCTGCGTGGGGCCGTGCGTGTGGAGAAGAACCAGGAACTTTGCCATCTCTCCACCATTGACTGGGGTCTGCTGCAGCCTGCACCTGGTACCAACCACATTGTAGGAAACAAGCTGGGCGAGGAGTGTGCAGACGTGTGCCCCGGTGTGCTGGGAGCTGCTGGTGAGCCCTGTTCGAGAACCACCTTCAGCGGGCGCACTGACTACAGGTGCTGGACGTCCAGCCACTGTCAGAAAG TGTGTCCCTGCCCCCGAGGGATGGCCTGCACAGCAGGCGGTGATTGCTGCCACAGTGAGTGTCTGGGGGGCTGCAGCCAGCCTGAAGACCCTCGAGCCTGTGTAGCTTGCCGCCACCTCTACTTCCAAGGAGTCTGCCTCCGAGCCTGCCCTCCGGGCACCTACCAATATGAGTCCTGGCGCTGTGTCACCGCGGAGCTCTGCGCTCATCTGCGTGAGGTTCCTGGACTTGCCACCACCTTCGGCATCTACGAGGGCAGCTGCCTAGCTCAGTGCCCTCCAGGCTTCACCCGCAATGGCAGCAG CATTTTCTGCCATAAGTGTGAGGGCCTGTGCCCCAAAGAGTGCAAGGTTGGGACAAAGACCATCGACTCTGTCCAAGCCACACAGGACCTGGTGGGCTGCACCCACGTGGAGGGAAACCTCATCCTCAACCTTCGCCAAGGCT ACAATCTGGAGCCAGAGCTTCAACGCAACCTGGGTCTGGTGGAGACCATCACTGGCTTCCTCAAAATCAAGCACTCTTTTGCACTCGTGACCCTGGGCTTTTTCAAGAACCTCAAACTAATCCGGGGAGATTCCATGGTGGATGG GAATTACACTCTCTACGTATTGGACAACCAGAACCTGCAACAGTTGGGATCCTGGGTGACCGCGGGGCTCACCATTCCCGTGGGCAAAATATACTTCGCCTTCAACCCACGCCTCTGCTTGGAGCACATATACCAACTGGAGGAGGTGACGGGAACCAGAGGTCGGCAGagcaaggctgaaatcaaccccCGGACCAATGGAGATCGGGCTGCCT GTCAGACTCGCACTCTACGTTTTGTGTTCAACCTGACGGAGGAAGACCGCATCCTCCTGCGCTGGGAGCGCTATGAGCCACTGGAGGCCCGTGACCTGCTCAGCTTCATTGTCTATTACAAGGAGTC CCCATTTCAGAATGCCACAGAACACGTGGGTCCAGATGCCTGTGGAACCCAGAGCTGGAACCTGTTGGATGTGGAACTACCCCTCAGCCGCACCCAGGAACCAGGGGTAACCCTGGCCCCCCTTAAGCCCTGGACACAGTATGCTGTGTTTGTGCGGGCCATCACACTGACCACCGCTGAGGACAGTCCCCATCAGGGAGCCCAGAGCCCCATTGTCTACCTGCGAACATTGCCTGCTG CACCCACGGTGCCCCAAGATGTCATCTCCACCTCCAACTCCTCTTCCCACCTCCTGGTGCGCTGGAAGCCACCGGTCCAGCGCAATGGAAACATCACCTACTACCTGGTGCTGTGGCAGCGCCTGGCGGAGGACGGTGACCTCTACATCAATGACTACTGCCACCGCG GTCTGCGGCTGCCCACCAGCAGCCACGACACACGCTTCGACCGTGAAGACCCGGCGCTGGAGGCTGAGCCGGAACAAGGCTGCTGTCCTTGCCAACACTCACCTCCTGGGCAGGCCCTGCCTGCACTGGAGGCTCAAGAGGTCACCTTCCAGAAAAAATTTGAAAACTTCCTACACCATGCCATCACCATCCCCAA GGCTCCATGGAAAGTGACATCCATCAACAAGAACCCCCAAAG GGATTCGGAGAGGCACCGCAGGGAAGCTGGACTTCTCAGACTAGGGAAAAACAACTCGGATTTTGAGATTCAAGAGGACAAGGTTCCCCGGGAGCGAGCGATATTGAGCGGCTTACGGCACTTCACAGAGTACAGGATTGACATCCATGCCTGCAACCACGCTGCGCACACTGTGGGCTGCAGCGCCGCCACCTTCGTCTTTGCACGCACCATGCCACATA GAGAGGCCGATGGCATCCCGGGGAAAGTGGCCTGGAAGGCAGCTGGCAAGAGCAGTGTCACCTTGCATTGGCTTGAACCACCTGACCCCAATGGGCTCATTCTCAAGTATGAAATCAAGTACCGACGTCTGGGAGAG